A genomic stretch from Octopus sinensis linkage group LG14, ASM634580v1, whole genome shotgun sequence includes:
- the LOC115218908 gene encoding zinc finger protein 708 gives MADVLVKMCHCQICGSSLSTLSLLRRHKLIHEGQRPYQCNVCSAAFLQSSDLKKHNMIHTGEKPFTCYTCGAAFSRNSSLKQHGLTHTGQKPFKCEECPSAFSTRSLLKRHHMNHTGLKPFKCDLCSAAFTQNCDLKKHRMIHTGEKPYKCDYCSAAFSRNSSLKQHHRTHTGEKPFQCEVCPAAFSTYSLLKRHRMSHSSEKPFKCEMCPAQYSQSSDLKKHQRVHTRNT, from the coding sequence ATGGCTGATGTATTGGTCAAGATGTGTCACTGTCAGATCTGTGGTTCTTCGCTATCAACGTTGAGTCTCTTAAGACGGCACAAGTTGATCCATGAGGGTCAgcgaccataccagtgcaatgtGTGCTCTGCTGCGTTCTTACAGAGCAGTGATCTAAAGAAACACAACAtgattcatacaggggagaaaccgttCACCTGCTACACGTGTGGGGCGGCGTTTTCGCGCAACAGTTCTCTCAAACAACACGGCCTCACTCATACAGGGCAGAAACCATTCAAGTGCGAAGAGTGCCCGTCTGCATTCTCCACGCGTAGTTTACTCAAACGTCACCACATGAATCACACGGGCTTGAAGCCGTTCAAGTGTGACCTTTGTTCAGCAGCGTTCACCCAAAACTGTGACCTCAAGAAACATCGCATGATCCACACCGGTGAGAAACCCTATAAATGCGATTATTGTTCGGCTGCTTTctctcggaattcttcactgaaGCAGCACCACCGGACACACACGGGTGAGAAACCATTCCAGTGTGAAGTTTGTCCGGCTGCTTTCTCTACATACAGTCTCTTGAAGCGACATCGAATGAGCCATAGCAGTGAAAAACCATTCAAATGTGAAATGTGTCCTGCACAGTATTCTCAAAGTAGTGATTTAAAAAAACACCAACGTGTGCACACAAGGAACACCTAA